The Anoplopoma fimbria isolate UVic2021 breed Golden Eagle Sablefish unplaced genomic scaffold, Afim_UVic_2022 Un_contig_13110_pilon_pilon, whole genome shotgun sequence DNA segment TTCTTTAAATAAAACGACAGTCCAGGGAACAATTGATACAGTATGAATGTTGTTTTCAGCCATTTCCTGTTAGCATGTGGTGGCGTGCTGTcgacaacagtgtttttttcctgctcccATGAGGAGTTTCCAATGTCAGAAATGTAGAGACCATATTGATAGGGGCTAAAACTAATTATCAAaatctttagttttatttttttgtatactaaataataaatctttATCTATTTCTACTGGTCCCACTggcattttgctttaaaaatgtttgttagtaTTTGGAGATTTCTTTGCTGATTTAAGGTCCTATATCTATCTGCTTTGGTTTGCAGTGTGTGGCATCACTCCTCTCAACACCAAGATAGTTGGCGGTGAAGACGCTCCAGTTGGAAGTTGGCCCTGGCAGGTTAGTCTGCAGGGATTTGGCAGCCATGTTTGTGGTGGTTCCCTCATCAACAGAGAGTGGGTGAtgtctgctgctcactgcttcTTCAGGTGGGTAACTCTGACATaatagaggaaaaaacattcagttttttagttttgtgtttcactttgagGCCACATTCTCTTTAAAACCAgcacatatttgttatttttactttagtacCAGTACGTCAGATGGCAGATTTCTCTCGGCCGTCAGAACCTACAGGGCAACAACCCCAACGAAGTGTCCAGAACCGTTGCCAGAATCATTTTGCATCCAAACTATGACAGGGACACCAGCAACAATGACATTGCTCTGCTCAAACTCTCCTCACCAGTCAAATTCACAGACTACATCAGACCTGTGTGTCTGGCAGCCAGTGACAGTGTGTTCAACAACGGTACTGATAGCTGGGTCACTGGTTGGGGCGCagtagaggagggaggtgagtcTGCTTGTTGCTGACAAATAGATTTTTTCCATATGTCTCACAAACGGTAGATGGATTTGTGAATTGTCTCTTCTCTTGTTGGTCTCTCAGTGTCATTGCCGTTCCCTGAAACCCTTCAAGAAGTGGAGGTGCCAGTTCTGGGAAACAGACAGTGTAACTGTCTCAATGGAGTCGGTACAGTCACAGACAACATGATCTGTGCTGGTGTTCTGGCAGGAGGCAAAGACTCTTGTCAGGTAGGCTGCTTCATTGGATCTGTCACTTGTTGGTAAATGTGTTTAGTATTTTCTGAAATCCTCTGACGTCTCCTTTCTATCTCCTCAGGGTGACTCAGGAGGTCCAATGGTGAACCAGCAGGGCTCCGTCTGGGTCCAGTCTGGAattgttagttttggttttggctGTGCTCGGCCCAATCTGCCGGGAGTCTACTCCAGAGTGTCCAGTTACCAGTCCTGGATCAACTCCCACATCAGCTCTGATAAGCCAGGCTTTGTCCAGTTCACCTCCAGTGGGCTGGATGCTGACAGCAGCTACACCTGTCCTGGTCTGCCACCTCCTGttattactgctactactactactgctactggtACTGGAGGACCAGCTACAACTACAGAACCAGGATCCACAACATCTAGTGCTGAATGTAAGTATTCCGACTACAACAATGAATTcacatgtcattttgtgtcttgttttctttaaataaaacgaCAGTCCAGGGAACAATTGATACAGTATGAATGTTGTTTTCAGCCATTTCCTGTCAGCATGTGGTGGCGTGCTGTcgacaacagtgttttttttcctgctcccaTGAGGAGTTTCCAATGTCAGAAATGTAGAGACCATATTGATAGGGGCTAAAACTAATTATCAAaatctttagttttatttttttgtatactaaataataaatctttATCTATTTCTACTGGTCCCACTggcattttgctttaaaaatgtttgttagtaTTTGGAGATTTCTTTGCTGATTTAAGGTCCTATATCTATCTGCTTTGGTTTGCAGTGTGTGGCATCACTCCTCTGAACACCAAGATAGTTGGCGGTGAAGACGCTCCAGTTGGAAGTTGGCCCTGGCAGGTTAGTCTGCAGGGATTTGGCAGCCATGTTTGTGGTGGTTCCCTCATCAACAGAGAGTGGGTGAtgtctgctgctcactgcttcTTCAGGTGGGTAACTCTGACATaatagaggaaaaaacattcagttttttagttttgtgtttcactttgagGCCACATTCTCTTTAAAACCagcacatttttgttatttttactttagtacCAGTACGTCAGGATGGCAGATTTCTCTCGGCCGTCAGAACCTACAGGGCAACAACCCCAACGAAGTGTCCAGAACCGTTGCCAGAATCATTTTGCATCCAAACTATGACAGGGACACCAGCAACAATGACATTGCTCTGCTCAAACTCTCCTCACCAGTCAAATTCACAGACTACATCAGACCTGTGTGTCTGGCAGCCAGTGACAGTGTGTTCAACAACGGTACTGATAGCTGGGTCACTGGTTGGGGCGCagtagaggagggaggtgagtcTGCTTGTTGCTGACAAATAGATTTTTTCCATATGTCTCACAAACGGTAGATGGATTTGTGAATTGTCTCTTCTCTTGTTGGTCTCTCAGTGTCATTGCCGTTCCCTGAAACCCTTCAAGAAGTGGAGGTGCCAGTTCTGGGAAACAGACAGTGTAACTGTCTCAATGGAGTCGGTACAGTCACAGACAACATGATCTGTGCTGGTGTTCTGGCAGGAGGCAAAGACTCTTGTCAGGTAGGCTGCTTCATTGGATCTGTCACTTGTTGGTAAATGTGTTTAGTATTTTCTGAAATCCTCTGACGTCTCCTTTCTATCTCCTCAGGGTGACTCAGGAGGTCCAATGGTGAACCAGCAGGGCTCCGTCTGGGTCCAGTCTGGAattgttagttttggttttggctGTGCTCGGCCCAATCTGCCGGGAGTCTACTCCAGAGTGTCCAGTTACCAGTCCTGGATCAACTCCCACATCAGCTCTGATAAGCCAGGCTTTGTCCAGTTCACCTCCAGTGGGCTGGATGCTGACAGCAGCTACACCTGTCCTGGTCTGCCACCTCCTGttattactgctactactactactgctactggtACTGGAGGACCAGCTACAACTACAGAACCAGGATCCACAACATCTAGTGCTGAATGTAAGTATTCCGACTACAACAATGAATTcacatgtcattttgtgtcttgttttctttaaataaaacgaCAGTCCAGGGAACAATTGATACAGTATGAATGTTGTTTTCAGCCATTTCCTGTCAGCATGTGGTGGCGTGCTGTcgacaacagtgttttttttcctgctcccaTGAGGAGTTTCCAATGTCAGAAATGTAGAGACCATATTGATAGGGGCTAAAACTAATTATCAAaatctttagttttatttttttgtatactaaataataaatctttATCTATTTCTACTGGTCCCACTggcattttgctttaaaaatgtttgttagtaTTTGGAGATTTCTTTGCTGATTTAAGGTCCTATATCTATCTGCTTTGGTTTGCAGTGTGTGGCATCACTCCTCTGAACACCAAGATAGTTGGCGGTGAAGACGCTCCAGTTGGAAGTTGGCCCTGGCAGGTTAGTCTGCAGGGATTTGGCAGCCATGTTTGTGGTGGTTCCCTCATCAACAGAGAGTGGGTGAtgtctgctgctcactgcttcTTCAGGTGGGTAACTCTGACATaatagaggaaaaaacattcagttttttagttttgtgtttcactttgagGCCACATTCTCTTTAAAACCagcacatttttgttatttttactttagtacCAGTACGTCAGGATGGCAGATTTCTCTCGGCCGTCAGAACCTACAGGGCAACAACCCCAACGAAGTGTCCAGAACCGTTGCCAGAATCATTTTGCATCCAAACTATGACAGGGACACCAGCAACAATGACATTGCTCTGCTCAAACTCTCCTCACCAGTCAAATTCACAGACTACATCAGACCTGTGTGTCTGGCAGCCAGTGACAGTGTGTTCAACAACGGTACTGATAGCTGGGTCACTGGTTGGGGCGCagtagaggagggaggtgagtcTGCTTGTTGCTGACAAATAGATTTTTTCCAAATGTCTCACAAACGGTAGATGGATTTGTGAATTGTCTCTTCTCTTGTTGGTCTCTCAGTGTCATTGCCGTTCCCTGAAACCCTTCAAGAAGTGGAGGTGCCAGTTCTGGGAAACAGACAGTGTAACTGTCTCAATGGAGTCGGTACAGTCACAGACAACATGATCTGTGCTGGTGTTCTGGCAGGAGGCAAAGACTCTTGTCAGGTAGGCTGCTTCATTGGATCTGTCACTTGTTGGTAAATGTGTTTAGTATTTTCTGAAATCCTCTGACGTCTCCTTTCTATCTCCTCAGGGTGACTCAGGAGGTCCAATGGTGAACCAGCAGGGCTCCGTCTGGGTCCAGTCTGGAattgttagttttggttttggctGTGCTCGGCCCAATCTGCCGGGAGTCTACTCCAGAGT contains these protein-coding regions:
- the LOC129116580 gene encoding LOW QUALITY PROTEIN: transmembrane protease serine 9-like (The sequence of the model RefSeq protein was modified relative to this genomic sequence to represent the inferred CDS: inserted 2 bases in 2 codons), producing CGITPLNTKIVGGEDAPVGSWPWQVSLQGFGSHVCGGSLINREWVMSAAHCFFSTSTSDXQISLGRQNLQGNNPNEVSRTVARIILHPNYDRDTSNNDIALLKLSSPVKFTDYIRPVCLAASDSVFNNGTDSWVTGWGAVEEGVSLPFPETLQEVEVPVLGNRQCNCLNGVGTVTDNMICAGVLAGGKDSCQGDSGGPMVNQQGSVWVQSGIVSFGFGCARPNLPGVYSRVSSYQSWINSHISSDKPGFVQFTSSGLDADSSYTCPGLPPPVITATTTTATGTGGPATTTEPGSTTSSAELCGITPLNTKIVGGEDAPVGSWPWQVSLQGFGSHVCGGSLINREWVMSAAHCFFSTSTSGWQISLGRQNLQGNNPNEVSRTVARIILHPNYDRDTSNNDIALLKLSSPVKFTDYIRPVCLAASDSVFNNGTDSWVTGWGAVEEGVSLPFPETLQEVEVPVLGNRQCNCLNGVGTVTDNMICAGVLAGGKDSCQGDSGGPMVNQQGSVWVQSGIVSFGFGCARPNLPGVYSRVSSYQSWINSHISSDKPGFVQFTSSGLDADSSYTCPGLPPPVITATTTTATGTGGPATTTEPGSTTSSAELCGITPLNTKIVGGEDAPVGSWPWQVSLQGFGSHVCGGSLINREWVMSAAHCFFSTSTSGWQISLGRQNLQGNNPNEVSRTVARIILHPNYDRDTSNNDIALLKLSSPVKFTDYIRPVCLAASDSVFNNGTDSWVTGWGAVEEGVSLPFPETLQEVEVPVLGNRQCNCLNGVGTVTDNMICAGVLAGGKDSCQGDSGGPMVNQQGSVWVQSGIVSFGFGCARPNLPGVYSRVSSYQSWINSHISCDKPGFVQFTSSGLDADSSYTCPGLPPPVITATTTTATGTGGPATTTEPGSTTSSAELCGITPLNTKIVGGEDAPVGSWPWQVSLQGFGSHVCGGSLINREWVMSAAHCFFSTSTSGWQISLGRQNLQGNNPNEVSRTVARIILHPNYDRDTSNNDIALLKLSSPVKFTDYIRPVCLAASDSVFNNGTDSWVTGWGAVEEGVSLPFSETLQEVEVPVLGNRQCNCLNGXGTVTDNMICAGVLAGGKDSCQGDSGGPMVNQQGSVWVQSGIVSFGFAVLGPICRESTSRVSSYQSWINSHISSDKPGFVQFTSSGLDADSSYTCP